In one Desulfoferula mesophila genomic region, the following are encoded:
- the mce gene encoding methylmalonyl-CoA epimerase: MKSVDKAAKIYTEILPLEISITEAVGELRTSFVPMGQAKLELVMSTEPDGTMAKFIEKKGEGLHRLAFDVHDIEAAVEELKAKGVPMTAERPWKGAHDAKVMFLHPKATHGVLIELCQYPEDH, from the coding sequence GTGAAAAGCGTGGATAAAGCCGCAAAGATATACACCGAAATTTTGCCGTTGGAAATATCCATTACTGAAGCGGTGGGTGAACTCCGCACCAGTTTCGTACCCATGGGCCAGGCCAAGCTGGAGTTGGTCATGAGCACCGAACCTGACGGCACCATGGCCAAGTTCATAGAAAAAAAGGGAGAGGGCCTGCACCGCCTGGCCTTTGATGTCCATGATATAGAAGCCGCGGTTGAGGAGCTGAAAGCCAAGGGGGTGCCCATGACCGCTGAACGGCCATGGAAGGGCGCTCACGACGCCAAGGTAATGTTCCTCCATCCAAAGGCCACCCATGGAGTGTTAATAGAACTTTGTCAATATCCAGAAGATCACTAA
- a CDS encoding acetyl-CoA acetyltransferase — translation MGSIKDKVAIIGMGCSQFGERWDTGMSDLAIEASSEAFADAGVGPDDIEACFFSTVYAPMGGLGASPAADALKLRDIPIIRNENWCTSGHIALFEACMAVASGMYDVVMALGVEKLKDTGYAGLGMGRGMNPVLEARRTAPGSFALIAKRYFERYGLSNEEGKELIGRIAVKNHDNGSRTPKAHFHNKVPLEKVLKAPVIAWPLGLFDCCGNSDGAACAIVTRADMAKNFRDDPIYLKGMGVAMDSTMPHIRPEFDWIHFGALMNSSKKAYEMAGITNPREELDVAEVHDCFTITELAIYENFGFSAPGGAIEDIRSGFFEIGGGLPVNIDGGLKCFGHPIGASGLRMTYEIYKQLQQKVDNPERQVKNPRRGLSHTFGGPPQISAVAILGNERG, via the coding sequence ATGGGTAGCATTAAAGATAAAGTTGCAATCATCGGCATGGGGTGCAGCCAGTTCGGCGAGCGCTGGGACACCGGCATGAGCGACCTGGCCATAGAGGCCTCCAGCGAGGCCTTTGCAGACGCGGGCGTGGGGCCCGATGACATAGAGGCCTGCTTCTTCAGCACGGTCTACGCCCCCATGGGCGGCTTGGGGGCTTCCCCAGCGGCCGACGCCCTCAAGCTCAGGGACATTCCCATCATCCGAAACGAGAACTGGTGTACCAGCGGGCACATCGCTCTGTTCGAGGCCTGCATGGCCGTGGCCAGCGGCATGTACGACGTGGTGATGGCCCTGGGCGTGGAAAAGCTCAAGGACACCGGCTATGCCGGTCTGGGCATGGGCCGGGGTATGAACCCGGTGCTGGAAGCCCGGCGCACCGCGCCCGGCTCCTTCGCCCTTATCGCCAAGCGCTACTTTGAGAGGTACGGCTTGAGCAACGAAGAGGGCAAGGAACTCATCGGGCGCATAGCGGTGAAGAACCACGACAACGGCAGCCGCACTCCCAAGGCCCACTTCCACAACAAGGTGCCCTTGGAGAAGGTGCTCAAGGCCCCGGTGATCGCCTGGCCCTTGGGCCTGTTCGACTGCTGCGGCAACAGCGACGGTGCGGCCTGCGCCATCGTCACCCGGGCGGACATGGCCAAGAACTTCAGGGACGATCCCATCTACCTCAAGGGCATGGGTGTGGCCATGGACTCCACCATGCCCCATATACGACCCGAGTTCGACTGGATCCACTTCGGGGCTTTGATGAACTCCTCCAAGAAGGCGTATGAGATGGCCGGCATCACCAATCCCCGCGAGGAGTTGGACGTGGCCGAGGTTCACGACTGCTTCACCATCACCGAGCTTGCTATCTACGAAAATTTCGGCTTTAGTGCTCCCGGTGGGGCCATCGAGGATATCCGCTCCGGCTTCTTCGAGATAGGCGGCGGCCTGCCGGTGAACATCGACGGCGGGCTCAAGTGTTTCGGCCATCCCATCGGAGCCAGCGGCCTGCGCATGACTTACGAGATTTACAAGCAATTGCAACAGAAGGTGGATAACCCCGAGCGCCAGGTAAAGAACCCGCGCAGGGGACTGTCCCACACTTTTGGCGGCCCGCCCCAGATCAGCGCGGTGGCCATTTTGGGTAACGAAAGAGGGTAG
- a CDS encoding 3-hydroxyacyl-CoA dehydrogenase family protein: MDIKKVMVVGCGTMGSGIVQVCAQSGLQVVMTDVSQQMLEKAMEKIAWSVGKLAEKGKIADDQATVMARITASQDYAPGADANLVVEAVFESIEVKKEVFGALEKAVSPKCLLASNTSAIPISAIGGGLEHPERILGLHFFNPVPMLDAVEVIKGISTSEETMQAGVDFVRYLGKEPIRVDSDIAGFILNRCNMLLNMEAYRLVEQKVSTPKDIDTGFRLAFGRKMGPLETSDLVGLDVQLMAYTNVYDEEKDPRFYPPSILRRKVEAGHLGRKTGKGWYEYDKDGKRIDS; this comes from the coding sequence ATGGATATCAAGAAAGTAATGGTGGTGGGTTGCGGCACCATGGGTTCGGGAATCGTACAAGTTTGCGCCCAGTCCGGCCTGCAGGTGGTGATGACCGACGTGTCCCAGCAAATGCTGGAAAAGGCCATGGAAAAGATCGCCTGGTCGGTAGGCAAGCTGGCCGAAAAGGGCAAGATCGCCGATGATCAGGCAACGGTGATGGCACGCATCACCGCCAGCCAGGACTACGCCCCCGGGGCTGACGCCAACCTGGTGGTGGAGGCGGTGTTCGAAAGCATCGAGGTCAAGAAGGAAGTGTTCGGCGCCTTGGAAAAGGCCGTTAGCCCCAAGTGCCTGCTGGCCTCCAACACCTCGGCCATTCCCATTAGCGCCATCGGCGGCGGCCTGGAGCATCCCGAACGGATTCTAGGCCTGCACTTCTTCAACCCGGTGCCCATGCTGGACGCCGTGGAAGTGATCAAGGGAATCTCCACCAGCGAAGAGACCATGCAGGCTGGTGTGGACTTCGTCCGTTACCTGGGCAAGGAGCCGATCCGGGTGGATAGCGACATCGCTGGATTTATTTTGAACCGGTGCAACATGCTGCTTAACATGGAGGCTTACCGCCTGGTGGAGCAGAAGGTGTCCACCCCCAAGGATATTGACACCGGCTTCCGCCTGGCCTTTGGCCGCAAGATGGGCCCCCTGGAGACCTCGGATTTGGTGGGCTTGGACGTGCAGCTCATGGCCTACACCAATGTGTATGACGAGGAAAAGGATCCGCGTTTCTATCCGCCGTCCATCCTGCGGCGCAAAGTGGAGGCAGGGCACCTGGGGCGCAAAACCGGCAAAGGCTGGTATGAGTACGATAAAGATGGCAAACGTATCGACAGCTAG
- a CDS encoding acyl-CoA dehydrogenase family protein — protein MNFAFTEEQQMVKDTAARIADEDLKPKAAHFDESHEHPSEACAVLGELGFMGIAVPEEYGGAGMDYVSYVLALSEVSRGDASVGVIMSVNNSLYCFPVMTFGNEQQKKTFLTPVASGAKIGCYGLTEAGAGSDPASMRTTAVLDGDKWVINGEKKFITNGNVASYAVIAAVTDKSAGAKGISSFIVDLENTTGFTVGRVEDKMGICASGTSELVFEDARIPKENLLGQEGGGLRQMLTTLDSGRIGIGSQALGIGKAVLEEAIQYANEREQFGRPISAFQAIQWKLADIAAALEAAELLLLKAAWMEDQHLHFEKNSAMAKMFASDAAMTAAIEGVQILGGYGYCKEYPMERHMRDAKITQIYEGTNEIMRLVIARNLLKKK, from the coding sequence ATGAACTTTGCCTTTACTGAAGAGCAGCAGATGGTGAAGGATACGGCGGCACGCATCGCCGACGAGGATTTGAAGCCCAAGGCTGCTCATTTCGATGAAAGTCATGAGCATCCGTCAGAGGCCTGCGCGGTCCTGGGCGAGTTGGGCTTCATGGGCATCGCGGTACCGGAGGAGTACGGCGGCGCAGGTATGGATTACGTTTCCTATGTGTTGGCCCTTAGTGAGGTATCTCGGGGCGACGCCAGTGTGGGCGTGATCATGAGCGTAAACAACTCGCTCTACTGTTTCCCCGTGATGACCTTTGGCAACGAACAGCAGAAGAAGACTTTTCTCACCCCAGTGGCCAGTGGAGCCAAGATCGGCTGCTACGGCCTCACCGAGGCGGGTGCGGGCAGCGACCCCGCCTCTATGCGCACTACCGCGGTGCTCGATGGAGATAAGTGGGTCATTAACGGGGAGAAGAAGTTCATAACCAATGGCAACGTGGCCTCATACGCGGTGATCGCGGCGGTTACAGACAAGTCCGCCGGGGCCAAGGGCATCAGTTCCTTCATCGTGGACCTGGAGAATACTACCGGCTTCACCGTGGGCCGAGTGGAAGACAAAATGGGCATCTGCGCCTCGGGCACCTCGGAGTTGGTGTTTGAGGACGCGCGCATCCCCAAGGAGAACCTGCTTGGCCAGGAAGGCGGCGGCCTGCGTCAGATGCTGACCACTCTGGACAGTGGCCGCATCGGCATTGGCTCCCAGGCGTTAGGCATCGGGAAGGCAGTATTGGAGGAGGCTATACAGTACGCGAACGAACGGGAACAGTTCGGACGTCCTATCAGTGCCTTCCAAGCCATTCAGTGGAAATTGGCTGATATTGCTGCGGCCCTGGAGGCGGCGGAACTTTTGCTTCTCAAGGCAGCCTGGATGGAAGACCAGCATTTGCATTTTGAGAAGAACTCGGCCATGGCCAAGATGTTTGCCTCGGACGCTGCTATGACTGCGGCCATTGAGGGGGTACAGATTCTGGGTGGCTACGGTTACTGCAAGGAATACCCCATGGAGCGCCATATGCGCGATGCCAAAATCACCCAGATTTATGAGGGCACCAACGAGATCATGCGGTTGGTAATAGCCCGCAACCTACTCAAAAAGAAATAA
- a CDS encoding MBL fold metallo-hydrolase, producing the protein MIHEVAPSLYRVQIPLPNSPLKFLNSYFILGEPRNLIVDTGLNRPECLRALRAGMRQLGVDLERTDFFITHMHSDHFALTSQVVGKTSRVFFNRPEAEIVEAGFHWEPMIAYGGLNGFPRAELEAALNAHPGFKHGSTWMPYLNIIEEGEPMSVGDYHFTCLITPGHTLGHTCLWEAERKILIAGDHILGDITPNIQCWRDGFDPLAMYLESLDKTTRLDAQLVLPGHRSLIQNIKERIGQLKEHHHLRLEEIRGIMSAAPRDAYQTAAHMSWDINCSSWEEFPVAQKWFATGEAMAHLRYLENRGEVMVTEESGQRIYGPAI; encoded by the coding sequence ATGATTCATGAAGTGGCTCCCTCCCTGTATAGGGTCCAGATTCCACTTCCCAACAGCCCCCTAAAGTTTCTGAACTCCTATTTCATATTGGGCGAGCCCCGCAACCTCATCGTGGACACAGGTCTCAACCGCCCTGAGTGCCTGAGGGCCTTACGGGCCGGGATGCGGCAGCTGGGAGTGGATCTGGAGCGCACCGATTTTTTCATCACCCACATGCATTCTGATCACTTTGCCCTGACCAGCCAGGTAGTGGGTAAAACCAGCCGCGTCTTCTTCAACCGTCCTGAGGCTGAGATCGTAGAGGCGGGTTTCCATTGGGAGCCCATGATCGCTTACGGCGGGCTCAACGGTTTCCCACGGGCGGAGTTGGAGGCAGCCCTAAACGCTCACCCTGGCTTCAAGCACGGCTCGACCTGGATGCCTTACCTTAACATAATAGAAGAGGGCGAGCCCATGAGTGTTGGCGATTATCACTTCACCTGTCTCATTACGCCTGGGCACACACTGGGCCACACCTGTCTGTGGGAGGCGGAACGTAAAATCCTCATCGCTGGTGATCACATCCTAGGCGACATCACCCCCAACATTCAATGCTGGCGGGACGGCTTCGATCCCCTGGCCATGTATTTGGAGAGCCTGGACAAGACCACTCGCCTGGACGCACAACTGGTCCTACCCGGCCACCGCAGCTTGATCCAGAACATTAAAGAGCGGATCGGGCAACTCAAAGAACACCACCACCTGCGACTGGAAGAGATTCGGGGCATTATGTCCGCTGCGCCGCGCGACGCTTATCAGACCGCCGCTCACATGAGTTGGGACATCAACTGTTCTTCTTGGGAGGAGTTCCCCGTGGCACAGAAATGGTTTGCAACCGGAGAAGCAATGGCCCATTTACGATACCTGGAAAACCGGGGCGAGGTCATGGTGACCGAGGAGAGTGGCCAGCGAATCTACGGACCTGCTATCTAG
- the istB gene encoding IS21-like element helper ATPase IstB has translation MKDQDKPTVLLEYHLKKLKLPTILREYAAMAKVCSQDRSDYMTYLLRLTERELLDREKRAAERRIKQAAFPVIKTMDTFDFKAQPSINQQLVRELMRGEYIAKKENVLLIGNSGTGKTHLASAMAFAACAQGSKVKFYSATALVTELMECREERRLQRLQKQLQRLHLLVIDELGYVPFSKIGAQMLFEVVGRAYEQQSLMITTNLPFQQWTEVFGSERLTGALLDRLTHRCHIIEANGESYRLRQAKRRSQAKPKTN, from the coding sequence ATGAAGGACCAGGACAAACCCACCGTGCTCTTGGAGTACCACCTCAAAAAGCTGAAGCTGCCCACCATTCTCCGGGAATACGCGGCCATGGCCAAGGTCTGCAGCCAAGACCGCTCCGATTACATGACCTACCTGCTGCGCCTGACCGAGCGGGAGCTTCTGGACCGCGAGAAGCGGGCAGCCGAAAGGCGCATCAAGCAAGCCGCCTTTCCGGTGATCAAGACCATGGACACCTTTGATTTCAAGGCACAGCCCTCCATCAATCAGCAGCTGGTCAGGGAGCTGATGAGGGGCGAGTACATCGCCAAAAAGGAAAACGTGCTCCTGATCGGAAACTCCGGCACCGGCAAGACCCACCTGGCCAGCGCCATGGCCTTTGCGGCCTGCGCCCAGGGAAGCAAGGTGAAATTCTACAGCGCCACCGCCCTGGTCACAGAGCTCATGGAATGCCGCGAGGAAAGACGTCTGCAACGCCTGCAGAAACAGCTCCAGCGCCTACACCTGCTGGTCATCGATGAACTGGGCTATGTGCCCTTCTCCAAGATAGGCGCTCAAATGCTATTCGAGGTGGTGGGTAGGGCATATGAACAACAAAGCCTCATGATCACCACCAATCTCCCTTTCCAGCAATGGACGGAGGTCTTCGGCTCCGAAAGACTCACCGGTGCACTGCTGGACAGACTGACCCATAGGTGCCACATCATCGAGGCCAATGGAGAAAGCTACCGGCTCCGCCAAGCCAAAAGACGATCCCAGGCAAAGCCCAAAACCAACTAA
- the istA gene encoding IS21 family transposase, producing MDQWARIRLELRDGQASKRELMRREGIHWDTLQKIQNFPEPPGYRLSTPRAKPKLGPYLELIARIIKEDKKVPKKQRHTATRIYHRIKEAGYQGKYTQVKEAVRAIKRVSQEVYMPLVHRPGEAQVDFGYALAKVSGELRKIALFIMALPYSDAFFVAAFDKECSESYWEGHARAFEFFGGVPHRISYDNSKVLVSKIIGPHERKLTDGFLKLQSHYLFREHFCRVRRPNEKGVVEGVVKYARQNFLVPVPQVKDLAELNAMLLRQCRDDMKRRLRGKGGSKAEVLQEDQTAFVPLPPSRFDACRKQPTRANSLSLVRFDDNDYSVPVACAHHEIVAKGYVDRVVLCHHDVVVARHSRSWGKEGVFFDYRHYLPLLERKPGSLDHARPLADLDLSECFEVLRRRLVAGEDMPGQGTRKYIKVLRLLEDHSMARLKRAVEQALYAGAYAPEAIVHLLEPPSSGPAATFLLDGREHLGRVSVAGPDITVYDSLLAQGGALS from the coding sequence ATGGATCAATGGGCCCGGATCAGACTTGAGTTGCGCGATGGCCAGGCGAGCAAGCGCGAGTTAATGCGTAGAGAGGGCATCCATTGGGATACCCTGCAAAAGATTCAGAATTTTCCCGAGCCTCCCGGATACCGGCTCAGCACCCCCCGAGCCAAGCCCAAGCTTGGCCCCTACCTTGAGTTGATCGCCCGGATCATAAAAGAGGACAAAAAGGTTCCCAAGAAGCAAAGGCACACGGCCACGCGCATATATCACCGCATCAAGGAGGCGGGTTATCAGGGCAAGTACACCCAGGTAAAGGAGGCGGTGCGCGCAATCAAGCGCGTGAGCCAGGAGGTGTACATGCCCCTGGTCCATCGTCCCGGCGAGGCGCAGGTGGACTTTGGCTATGCCCTGGCCAAGGTTTCCGGGGAGCTTCGCAAGATAGCGCTTTTTATCATGGCCTTGCCGTACTCCGATGCCTTTTTCGTGGCGGCCTTCGACAAGGAGTGCAGCGAGAGCTACTGGGAAGGGCATGCCAGGGCGTTCGAGTTTTTCGGTGGGGTGCCCCACCGGATCAGTTACGACAATAGCAAGGTCCTGGTTTCCAAGATCATAGGGCCTCATGAGCGCAAGCTGACCGATGGTTTTCTCAAGCTGCAGAGCCATTACCTTTTTCGGGAGCATTTTTGTCGGGTGCGGCGTCCAAACGAGAAGGGCGTGGTGGAAGGGGTGGTCAAGTACGCCCGGCAGAATTTTTTGGTGCCAGTGCCCCAGGTGAAGGACCTGGCCGAGCTCAATGCCATGCTTTTAAGGCAGTGCCGCGACGACATGAAGCGCCGTTTGCGTGGCAAGGGCGGTAGCAAGGCCGAGGTTTTGCAGGAAGACCAGACAGCCTTTGTCCCCCTGCCTCCCTCCCGCTTCGATGCCTGCCGCAAACAGCCTACCCGGGCCAATTCATTGTCCCTGGTCCGCTTCGACGACAATGACTACTCGGTGCCGGTGGCTTGTGCCCACCATGAAATTGTGGCCAAGGGCTATGTGGATCGGGTGGTGCTCTGCCACCATGACGTGGTGGTGGCCCGCCACTCCCGATCCTGGGGCAAGGAAGGGGTGTTTTTCGACTACCGGCATTATCTGCCCTTGCTGGAGCGCAAGCCTGGCTCCCTGGACCACGCCCGCCCCCTGGCTGACCTAGATCTGTCTGAGTGCTTTGAGGTCTTGAGGCGGCGGCTGGTGGCCGGGGAAGACATGCCTGGCCAGGGCACCCGTAAATACATAAAGGTCCTACGTTTGCTGGAGGACCACTCCATGGCCAGACTGAAGCGGGCGGTGGAGCAGGCATTGTACGCGGGAGCCTATGCCCCGGAGGCCATTGTCCACCTGCTGGAGCCGCCATCATCAGGGCCCGCGGCCACCTTCCTGCTGGACGGTCGTGAGCACCTGGGCCGAGTGAGCGTGGCCGGGCCCGATATCACAGTCTATGACTCCCTCCTCGCGCAGGGAGGGGCGCTGTCATGA
- a CDS encoding tyrosine-type recombinase/integrase: MHEELARTLELHRELGLSDEWVFVQTNRRKGQPFIENRGFPQDLCEKAGVKPFGLHGIRGLAGTVLAESGEAMVNIASVLRHKNVRTTERYINKSRRLKPTLEILKGGLEMVEAEATENRPTSILRLAGGSK, translated from the coding sequence ATGCACGAAGAACTCGCCCGCACCCTTGAACTCCACAGAGAGCTTGGGCTCAGTGATGAGTGGGTTTTCGTGCAAACCAATCGCCGCAAAGGCCAACCTTTCATCGAGAACCGGGGATTTCCGCAAGACCTGTGCGAAAAGGCGGGGGTCAAACCCTTCGGCCTGCACGGGATCAGGGGGCTGGCCGGTACGGTCTTGGCCGAATCCGGCGAAGCCATGGTCAACATCGCCTCGGTTCTCAGGCACAAGAACGTGAGGACCACCGAACGATACATCAACAAGTCGCGGAGGCTGAAGCCCACTTTGGAGATCCTCAAGGGAGGGCTCGAAATGGTGGAAGCAGAGGCGACTGAGAACCGCCCTACGTCAATCCTACGTCTAGCGGGTGGTTCTAAATGA
- the lon gene encoding endopeptidase La: protein MRAPLMPLRDVVIFPSMVAPLFVGRDRSVAALEYAMEHGKTIFLATQREAKVDDPGEGDIYQVGTLSTVLQLLRLPDGTVKALIEGRERARIVGFQPNPDFFMVDLEVVEQGFASDLESEALIRSVVASFDQYAKLNKKIPKEVLLSVSAVTDPGALADTVVGHLPLKLDDKQQLLELIEPNRRLSRLFELLRSEIEILQIEQRIKSRVKRQMEKTQREYYLNEQMRAIQKEMGEKDDLKSEVRDLEEKLKKKPMPREARMKIEAELKKLKMMSPMSAEATVVRNYVDWLMALPWRERTRDILDLKAAHTILDEDHYGLDKPKERILEFLAVQALTKKIKGPILCFVGPPGVGKTSLARSIARAMGRNFIRVSLGGVRDEAEIRGHRRTYIGALPGKIIQSMRRAGSVNPVFCLDEVDKMSTDFRGDPSAALLEVLDPEQNYAFNDHYLDVDYNLSEVMFITTANTLYSIPAPLQDRMEIIRLPGYTEIEKLGIATQFLLPKQAKANGLDPEQVQLSDKAILEIARRYTREAGVRNLERELASVCRKVAKRLVSENDTKGTVRVPVSAVESYLGVPKFRYGLPEESDHVGLTNGLAWTETGGEVLTTEAIIMPGKGKLTITGKLGEVMQESAQAALSYVRSRAKSLGLPEDFYTKVDLHIHVPEGAIPKDGPSAGITLATTMVSALTRIPVKANVAMTGEITLRGRVLPIGGLREKVLAAHRAQITQVLIPKDNEKDIKEIPQRVLKVIELIPVEHMDQVLAYALAVDDPDTIFQESPQPYALPADAKNDASNEVVAH, encoded by the coding sequence ATGCGCGCACCGTTGATGCCCCTCAGGGACGTGGTGATCTTCCCTTCCATGGTCGCACCACTTTTCGTGGGGCGCGACCGCTCCGTGGCGGCCCTGGAATACGCCATGGAACACGGGAAAACCATCTTTTTGGCCACCCAACGCGAAGCCAAGGTGGACGACCCCGGCGAGGGCGATATCTATCAGGTGGGCACCCTGAGCACCGTCCTGCAGCTCCTGCGCCTGCCCGACGGCACGGTCAAAGCCCTTATCGAGGGCCGCGAGCGGGCCCGCATCGTGGGGTTCCAGCCCAACCCCGACTTTTTCATGGTCGATCTGGAGGTGGTTGAGCAAGGCTTCGCCTCCGACCTGGAGTCCGAGGCCCTCATCCGCTCGGTGGTGGCCTCTTTCGACCAATACGCCAAGCTCAACAAGAAGATACCCAAGGAAGTGCTCCTGTCGGTGTCGGCCGTCACCGACCCCGGCGCTCTGGCCGACACGGTGGTGGGCCATCTGCCGCTCAAGCTGGACGACAAGCAGCAGCTGTTGGAGCTCATCGAGCCCAACCGCCGCCTGAGCCGCCTGTTCGAGCTGTTGCGTAGCGAGATCGAGATTTTGCAGATCGAGCAGCGCATCAAGAGCCGGGTCAAGCGCCAGATGGAAAAGACCCAGCGCGAGTACTATCTCAACGAGCAGATGCGGGCCATCCAAAAGGAGATGGGCGAAAAGGACGACCTCAAGAGCGAGGTCCGCGATCTTGAGGAAAAGCTCAAGAAAAAGCCCATGCCCCGCGAAGCCCGCATGAAGATAGAGGCCGAGCTCAAGAAGCTCAAGATGATGTCGCCCATGAGCGCCGAGGCCACGGTGGTGCGCAACTACGTGGACTGGCTCATGGCCCTGCCCTGGCGCGAGCGCACCCGCGACATCCTGGACCTCAAGGCGGCCCACACCATCCTGGACGAGGATCACTACGGCCTGGACAAGCCCAAGGAGCGCATCCTGGAGTTTTTGGCCGTGCAGGCTTTGACCAAGAAGATCAAGGGCCCCATCCTGTGCTTCGTGGGCCCTCCCGGGGTGGGCAAGACCTCCTTGGCCCGCTCCATCGCCCGGGCCATGGGGCGCAACTTCATCCGGGTGAGCCTGGGCGGCGTGCGCGACGAGGCCGAGATCCGCGGCCACCGGCGCACCTACATCGGCGCCCTGCCCGGCAAGATCATCCAGTCCATGCGCCGGGCCGGCAGCGTCAACCCGGTGTTCTGCCTGGACGAGGTGGACAAGATGTCCACCGACTTTAGGGGCGACCCCAGCGCCGCCCTCTTGGAGGTCTTGGACCCGGAGCAGAACTACGCCTTCAACGACCATTACCTGGACGTGGACTACAACCTCTCCGAGGTCATGTTCATCACCACGGCCAACACCCTCTACTCCATCCCGGCCCCCTTGCAGGACCGCATGGAGATCATCCGCCTGCCCGGCTACACCGAGATCGAGAAGCTGGGCATCGCCACCCAGTTCCTCTTGCCCAAGCAGGCCAAGGCCAACGGCCTGGACCCCGAGCAGGTGCAGCTGAGCGACAAGGCCATCCTGGAGATCGCCCGCCGCTACACCCGCGAGGCCGGGGTGCGCAACCTGGAGCGGGAGCTGGCCAGCGTGTGCCGCAAGGTGGCCAAGCGCCTGGTGAGCGAGAACGACACCAAGGGCACCGTGCGGGTGCCGGTTAGCGCGGTGGAGTCCTATCTGGGCGTGCCCAAGTTCCGCTACGGTCTGCCCGAGGAGTCCGACCACGTGGGTCTGACCAACGGCCTGGCCTGGACCGAGACCGGCGGCGAGGTGCTGACCACCGAGGCCATCATCATGCCCGGCAAGGGCAAGCTGACCATCACCGGCAAGCTGGGCGAGGTCATGCAGGAATCGGCCCAGGCGGCGCTGAGCTACGTGCGCTCCCGGGCCAAGTCCCTGGGCCTGCCCGAGGACTTCTACACCAAGGTGGACCTGCACATCCACGTGCCCGAGGGCGCCATTCCCAAGGACGGACCCTCGGCGGGCATCACCCTGGCCACCACCATGGTCAGCGCCCTCACCCGCATTCCGGTCAAGGCCAATGTGGCCATGACCGGCGAGATCACCCTGCGCGGGCGGGTGTTGCCCATCGGCGGGCTTCGGGAAAAGGTCCTGGCCGCCCATAGGGCCCAGATCACCCAGGTGTTGATCCCCAAGGACAACGAGAAGGATATCAAGGAGATCCCCCAGAGGGTCCTCAAGGTTATCGAGCTGATCCCGGTGGAGCACATGGACCAGGTGCTGGCCTACGCCCTGGCGGTGGACGACCCTGATACCATCTTTCAGGAATCACCCCAGCCCTACGCGTTGCCGGCCGACGCGAAAAATGACGCCTCCAACGAAGTAGTAGCCCATTAA